From Kogia breviceps isolate mKogBre1 chromosome 2, mKogBre1 haplotype 1, whole genome shotgun sequence, one genomic window encodes:
- the LOC136793370 gene encoding uncharacterized protein, which yields MEMEVEMVMEVEMEMEKEVEVEMVMEMEMEAEVEMEVVKEVEVGVVMEMDMEVEMEKEVELKMEKKVEVEMEVEVDMVMELEKEVEMDLEKEVEVELEELEVEMDMGVAMEEEVEVEMEVEVEKEVEVVEMEEEMEVELEKEVEVEVEKEVEVEMEKEVEVEVVMEMEKV from the exons atggagatggaggtagagatggtgatggaggtggagatggagatggagaaggaggtggaggtggagatggtgatggagatggagatggaggcgGAGGTTGAGATGGAGGTGGtgaaggaggtggaggtgggggtggtgatggaaatggatatggaggtggagatggagaaggaggtGGAGCTGAAGATGGAGAAGAAGGTTGAGGTAgagatggaggtggaggtggacatGGTGATGGAGTTGGAGAAGGAGGTGGAAATGGACTtggagaaggaggtggaggtggagttgGAGGAGTTGGAGGTGGAGATGGACATGGGGGTGGcgatggaggaggaggtggaggtggagatggaggtagaggtggagaaggaggtggaggtg GTGGAaatggaggaggagatggaggtggagttggagaaggaggtggaggtggaggtggagaaggaagtggaggtggagatggagaaggaggtggaggtggaggtagTGATGGAGATGGAGAAGGTGTAG